The window tcattttcttaatggctgtgtgcttattagtaactggaataagcaattccATAAATgtgtgcagcgtctggttgctcctcattagacaccacggaccaacaaatattctttacgtcatcaacatatgaatcactacaaaactacttgtatgacctcttagacactatactatgaaacaaagataaataatATGAAGAATGAAAAATCACCTTGAATGAAAAGTTTTGgggaaaaaagccaactcggcttCATCATTCATTGAGTCAGACGGCTCAtttatcacaaaacccactgatattgccaacacaattaatgatttttttcattggcaagataaacaAACTTAAggaacttagggatgacatgccagcaacaaacgctgacactacacatccaagtatatctgacctatTTATAAAAGACAGGAATTGTACTTTCGAATTCCGCAAAGTCAGTGCGGAAGAAATTCCGTAaagtcaacaatgacaagccaccggggtctgacaatctggatggaaaatgactgagtaTAATGGCGGACGGTATTGCCACaactatttgccacatcttcaatttaagcccaCTAGGCCCAATTTAAGCCAATTTAAGCCGAAGCGTGTGTCATGCTGTTCGTAATAATGACGgacggaccaaggcacagcgtacgtagagttccacatattttattaCAGAAAGTGAAACttagaaaaaaacaaaacaataaagaataaacgAACCGTGACGACAATGCAATGCTAACAGGCAACTAAgcataaacaatatcccataactcaCAGGTTggaaaaaaatgctacttaagtaatgatccccaattagagacaatgataaccagctgcctctaattgggaatcataccaaaaaccccaacatagaaaaaacaacctagaacccccacatagaaaatataaactagaacaacccccccagtcacgccctgacctactctaccatagaaagctttctatggtcaggacgtgacagtgtgTGCCCTCAAGCCTGgcgggaagctaaagtcattccgctacccaagaacagtaaagccccctttactggctcaaatagccgaccaatcagtctgttaccaacccttagtaaacttctgcggacaaattgtgtttgaccagatacaatgctatttcacagtaaacaagtTGACGACGGACTTTCAgtacgcttatagggaaggacactcagcAAGTACGGCACTTACactaatgactgatgattggctgagagaaattgatgataaaaggattgtggggggctgtcttgttagacttcagtgcagatttttgacattatcgatcatagtctgctgctggaaaaacatatgtgttatggctttacaccccctgctataatgtggatgaaGAGGTACctgtcaaaaagaacacagagggtgttctttaatggaagcctatcaaatataatccagttagaatcaggaattccccagggtagctgtttaggccccttgacttttttcaatctttgctaacgacatgccactgactttgagtaaagccagagtttctatgtatgtggattgactcaacactatacacgtcagctactacagagactgaaatgactgcaacactcaacaaagagctgcagttagtttcagagtgggtggcaaggaaaaagttagccctaaatattttttaaactaaaagcactaaaccctaaacctcaactacatctcgtaataaatcatgtggaaattgagcaagttgagatgactaaactgtttggagtaaccctggattgtaaactgtcatggtcaaaacacattgatacaacagtagctaagacgggggggaagtctgtccataataaagtgttgCTCTGCcctcttaacaacactatcaacagggcaggtcctacaggccctggttttgtcacacctggactactgttcagtcgtgtggtcaggtgccacaaagagggacttgggaaaattgcaattgtctcagaacagggtagcatggctggcccttaaaagtacatggcgagctaacattaatgacatgcatgtcaatctctcatggctcaaagtggaagagagattgacttcctcattacatgtttttgtaagaggtgttgacaaaatgaatgtaccgagctgtctgtgtAAAataatcattgcacctgtacacagcccatctataaatagcccacccaactacctcatccccatattgttatttatttttatgctcctttgcaccccagtatctctacttgcacattcatcttctgcacatctatcactccaatgttaattgcaaaattgtaattatttcaccactacggcctattgattgccttacctccctaatcttactacatttgcacacactgtatatatacttttctattgtgttattgactgtacgtttgtttatcccatgtgtaactctgtgttgttgtttgtgtcgcactgctttgctctatcttgtccaggtcgcagttgtaaatgacaacttgttctcaactggcctacctggttaaataaaggtgatctggcctacctggttaaataaaggttaaataaaataaaaaatatatattaaaacatGGGCACAGACACAATGTAgaaacacatgataacatacacacacacacgtacaaatgGATTTtgcgttgtagatatgtggtagtggagtatgggcctgagaTCGCACACtcagtgtgttgtgaattctgtaatgaataTATTGTAATATTTTTGACAATTGTTtaaataactgccttaattttgccggaCCCCAAGATGAGGATTCAGGATGAATCAATAAAGtaagtgtaacgctcgtcgttggaatgagaagaggaggaccaaagcgcagcgtggtaagtgtccatattcaatttattaaacactaaacaaaataacaaaggagaacgcaacgaaacagttctgtaaggtgacagacacataacagaaaataatcacccaccaaaacacaacgaaaaacaggctacctaaatatggctcccaatcagagacaacgactgacacctgcctctgattgggaaccacactaggccaaacacatagaaatagaacaatagaacaaaacatagaaaaaacaacatagaatgcccaccccaactcaccccCTGACcgaactaaaataaagacataacaaaggaactaaggtcagagcgtgacagtatggtagtaggtgccaggtttgagtgtgtcaagaacgaCAACTCCGCTGGGTTTTTTAAAACTCAACAGTTACCCTGTGAGTATCAAGATTGGTtcgccacccaaaggacatccagccaatttgacacaactgtgggaagcattggagtcaacatgggtcagcatcactgtggaaacgctttcaacaccttgtagagtccatgacccgatgaattgaggctgttctgaggcagAAACGGGGAGCAACACAATAttttggaaggtgttcctaatgttttgtacattcagtgtttATTCCTGctgccagtcacttttcagccctgtttacatatATATTACCATCAGTATATTACCAgaagtatttatatattcctgctgccagtcacttttcagccctgtttacatatATATTACCATCAGTATATTACCAgaagtatttatatatttctgctgccagtcacttttcagccctgtttacatgtatatattaccatcagTATATTACTAgaagtatttatatatttctgctaccagtcacttttcagccctgtttgaCTGACGATTGGCTGAGTTAAATTGATAATGAAAAGAGGGCTGTTTTGTTGgacggcttttgacattatcgatcatagtctgctgctggaaaaacatgtgTTTTATGGCTATGTGTACCGTCCTATcacgcctacacacacacacacacacacacacacattcacctgCTAACTCCCACTCAcactaactcacacacacacacacactcacacacacacacacacctgctaactcacacacacacacctgctaacTCCCACTCACACACCTGCTAACTCCCACTCAcactaactcacacacacacacacacacacccactaactcacacacacacacacacaccatgtactgTATGCTGCTGCCATTCGGTCTACTATTATAAAAGCTCTGGTTGTCATTTCTATGGTAATCTATCTGGACAGACAATGATTACATAGaatctgaccaaattatgcaagattttagttctgggttagaAACAACAgtattttagttctgggttagtGACAgtattttagttctgggttaaaaACAACAGTATTTTAGTCCTGGGTTAAGTGACAgtattttagttctgggttaagtgacagtattttagttctgggttaaacaACAGTATTTTAGTTCTGGGTAAGTGACAgtattttagttctgggttaagtgacagtattttagttctgggttaaacaACAGTATTTTAGTTCTGGGTAAGTGACAgtattttagttctgggttaaacaacagtattttagttctgggttaaaaACAACAGTATTTTAGATCTGGGTTAAAAACAgtattttagttctgggttaaacaacagtattttagttctgggttaagtgacagtattttagttctgggttaaaaacaacagtattttagttctgggttaaacaacagtattttagttctgggttaagtGACAGTATTTTAGATCTGGGTTAAAAACAACAGTATTTTAGTTTTGGGTTAAACAACAgtattttagttctgggttaaacaacagtattttagttctgggttaaacaacagtattttagttctgggttaaacaacagtattttagttctgggttaagtGACAGTATTTTAGTCCTGGGTTAAACAACAgtattttagttctgggttaagtGACAGTATTTTAGTTCTGGGCAAAGTGACActattttagttctgggttaagtGACAGTATTTTAGTTGTGGGTTAAGCGACAATATGTGTATGGTAACAAATAACAACCCAAGTAGTTTGTCGAAGTAGTTCAGCCTGGAATCAACCTGttacggtggtcctcctccttttcggttgaaaaggagtgatggaaccaaggcgcagcggattgtgaacacataatttattaaacaagacggaaaaacacgaaaacgaaatacacttgactaataaacaaaataacaaacggtgtagacagacctggacgacgaactcacataaacacgaaaacgcacgaacagggaaaatagcctacacataaaatgacgaatgaacaaacaaaccgaaacagtcccgtatggtgcgacaaacactgacacaggagacaaccacccacaacgaacactgtgaaaacacctacctaaatatgactcttaattagaggaacgccaaacacctgcctctaattaagagccataccaggcaacccataaaccaacatagaaacagaaaacatagaatgctcacccaaactcacgtcctgaccaactaacacaaacaacaaactaacagaaattggtcaggaacgtgacacaaccaTATGAAGGACTATATAAGTAATTTCTCGAGGTAACCCAGTCTGTAGTAAACCATTTGAAGGACTATATAGGACTGTCAGAAATTCTATCCCTCTGCACCCAACACCGCACGGGGTAAAAAAACTGTCACACAGCCGGGTACAAAGAGCACTGACACACGCGCAGGTTTTCCGGAGCGCAGGGGTGCCGCACATTCGCACTTTGTTCTCGCTCACAGCATTTATTGCCGCGCTTGGATGAAAAACATTAGCATTATAGCCCAATAAATGTCATCATGTGTCATCGTGTCATTTTCCATTATACAGGAGAGTGTTCCAACCTCACTAATGTACACCCTAACCTGTGCGTAAAAGGTAAGCGTTTGACAGTTTCTCTACTACAGAAGTAAAGTTGTCTTACCTTCGCATAGCAGCATATGATCAACCCCAACGGCAACAGATAGCCAATGACTAAAATAGCGACTTTGTAGGTGTGTTTGGAAGCTCTTGCGTACCACGCTTCCCAGCAGAACGAACTGTTTGGCGCGTCCGGATGGTCAGTAAGTATCTGGTGTTGCGCCACTGGTATTGAGAATATGAACGATAGCGTCCATATACCGCAGACCCCTATGAGGGCATTCCTCCTGTTGCGAATGCAGGGGGACTTTTTGGAGTGTACAACAGCTATGTACCTGTCCACTGACATGGCAACAAGCGTGAAGATGCTCACCAGCATACACACCATCACCAAATAGTGAACACATTTACATAAAAAGGCTCCAAATATCCACTCAGGTAGAGAGTATATAGTCGCCTGGAACGGGACACAGAATAGCAAAAACAATAGATCCGCTATACTTAAATTAAGGATGAAAATGTTTGTCGTACTTCTGTTGCGCCGGGCCTTGATTTTCCCTATTACTATCATCACTAGAGAGTTCCCGACGACACCCAGGAAAAATATACATCCAAAAATCACCGGAACAATCACCGCCTCCGGACCACCGTGGTCTTCTTCACCTGCACCCGCCGTTAGGTTGCCGGTGTTTAATAACTCGGTCCAGAGGTAGCCCGTTTCGTTGCCTGGCAGCAGCATGgttttctctctcacacagccgCGGCGTCCTCGTCCAGACGTTCCAGGAGTTTAAAGAAATAACAGCGCTGCTATCTCCGGAGAAAGTGGTGATGTTGTCCAGAGCCTCGCATGGTAGACAATCAGGTCTATGTATATCACACTCAGTCCAGTAACACCGCTGTGTCAACTTCCAGATGTTTTGGGTTTAGGCTAATTTTACGCATCGTTTAGAGGAAATGGTTATGCGTTTTTATCCACTTGTGAGAAATTCCGCCTACAACAAGTGAAGGCTAGGTCTCCCGATGCGCGTCTTCGACGGAACACACTGACGACAGCCTGGCTACGACAGATACAGTATAGGCTAACCCAGGCAGTCATGAAGCGGTAAAAATGAAACCATGTGCGGTCCAAAACCTCGCGGAGCTCCTTATAGTAACATGAACACGGAGACCTTCCAGTGCTGGTTCCTTCTgctgttaaaaaacaaacaaaaaaacgtaCTAAAACCTTAatggtataattaagcaataaaaaacgagggggtgtggtatatggccaatatatcacggctaaggactgttcataAGCACTACGCAATGCCGCACTACGCAATgccgtagtatattggccatataccacaaacccacgaggtgcattattgctattataaacaggtTACCAACAGGTTGACAACCTCTACTGTGGAGTATGTCTGGAGATCATTATACCATGGAACTGAAAGGGTTTGAGTGAAACACTGTGAGGTGTGAAGATTGGAAAGAAAACAACAACCTATTTATACCTTGTCGGCTGCAGCAGTCTTTGATTTataccagtccctcgtcctgtaaccttggtaccggctgcagcaGTCTCTGATTTAGACCAGTCCATCGTCCTttaaccttggtaccggctgcagcggtctctgatctctgatttagaccagtccctcgtcctgtaaccttggtatCAGCTGCAATGGTCTCTGATTtagaccagtccctcgtcctgtaaccttggtaccggctgcagcggtCTCTGATCGCTGATTTataccagtccctcgtcctgtaaccttggtaccggctaaagcggtctctgatttagaccagtccctcgtcctgtaaccttggtaccggctgcagcggtctctgatttagaccagtccctcatcctgtaaccttggtaccggctgcagcggtctctgatttagaccagtccctcgccctgtaaccttggtaccggctgcagcggtctctgatttagaccagtccctcgccctgtaaccttggtaccggctgcagcggtctctgatttagaccagtccctcgtcctgtaaccttggtaccggctgcagcagtctctgatttagaccagtccctcgtcctgtaaccttggtaccggctgcagcagtctctgatttagaccagtccctcgtcctgtaaccttggtaccggctgcagcaGTCTCTGATTTataccagtccctcgtcctgtaaccttggtaccggctgcagcggtctctgatctctgatttataccagtccctcgtcctgtaaccttggtaccggctgcagcaGTCTCTGATTTataccagtccctcgtcctgtaaccttggtaccggctgcagcaGTCTCTGATTTAcaccagtccctcgtcctgtaaccttggtactGGCTGCAGCAGTCTCTGATTTataccagtccctcgtcctgtaaccttggtaccggttgcagcggtctctgatttataccagtccctcgtcctgtaatcttggtaccggctgcagcgTTCTCTGATTTataccagtccctcgtcctgtaaccttggtaccggctgcagcggtCTCTGATTTATACCAGTCCCTtgtcctgtaaccttggtaccggctgcagcggtGTCTGATTTataccagtccctcgtcctgtaaacttggtaccggctgcagcggtctctgatttataccagtccctcgtcctgtaaccttggtaccggctgcagcggtctctgatttataccagtccctcgtcctgtaaacttggtaccggctgcagcggtctctgatttataccagtccctcgtcctgtaaccttggtaccggctgcagcggtctctgatttataccagtccctcgtcctgtaaccttggtaccggctgcagcggtctctgatttataccagtccctcgtcctgtaaccttggtaccggctgcagcggtctctgatctctgatttagaccagtccctcgtcctgtaaccttggtaccggctgcagcggtCTCTGATTTATACCAGTCCCTtgtcctgtaaccttggtaccggctgcagcggtctctgatctctgatttataccagtccctcgtcctgtaaccttggtaccggctaAAGCGGTCTCTGATTTATACCAGTCCCgcgtcctgtaaccttggtaccggctgcagcggtCTCTGATCGCTGATTTataccagtccctcgtcctgtaaccttggtaccggctaAAGCGGTCTCTGATTTataccagtccctcgtcctgtaaccttggtaccggctaAAGCGGTCTCTGATTTATACCAGTCCCgcgtcctgtaaccttggtaccggctgcagcggtctctgatttagaccagtccctcgtcctgtaaccttggtaccggctgcagcggtctctgatttagaccagtccctcgccctgtaaccttggtaccgactgcagcggtctctgatttagaccagtccctcgtcctgtaaccttggtaccggctgcagcggtctctgatttagaccagtccctcgtcctgtaaccttggtaccggctgcagcggtctctgattcataccagtccctcgtcctgtaaccttggtactGGCTGCAGCAGTCTCTGATCTCTGATTTataccagtccctcgtcctgtaaccttggtaccggctgcagtGGTCTCTGATTTATACCAGTCCCTCatcctgtaaccttggtaccggctgcagcagtctctgatttagaccagtccctcgtcctgtaaccttggtaccggctgcagcggtctctgatatctgatttagaccagtcccttgtcctgtaaccttggtaccggctgcagcggtctctgatttataccagtccctcgtcctgtaaccttggtaccggccGCAGCAGTCTCTGATTtagaccagtccctcgtcctgtaaccttggtaccggctgcagcagtctctgatttagaccagtccctcgtcctgtaaccttggtaccggctgtagcggtctctgatttagaccagtccctcgtcctgtaaccttggtaccggctgcagcggtctctgatttataccagtccctcgtcctgtaaccttggtaccggctgcagcggtctctgatttataccagtccctcgtcctgtaaccttggtaccggctgcagcggtctctgatttagaccagtccctcgtcctgtaaccttggtaccggctgcagcggtctctgatctctgatttagaccagtccctcgtcctgtaaccttggtaccggctgcagcagtctctgatttagaccagtccctcgtcctgtaaccttggtaccggctgcagcggtctctgatctctgatttagaccagtccctcgtcctgtaaccttggtaccggctgcagcggtctctgatttagaccagtccctcgtcctgtaaccttggtaccggctgcagtggtctctgatttagaccagtccctcgtcctgtaaccttggtaccggctgcagcggtctctgatttagaccagtccctcgtcctgtaaccttggtaccggctgcagcggtctctgatttagaccagtccctcgtcctgtaaccttggtaccggctgcagcggtctctgatttagaccagtccctcgtcctgtaaccttggtaccggctgcagcggtctctgatttagaccagtccctcgtcctgtaaccttggtaccgactgcagcggtctctgatctctgatttagaccagtccctcgtcctgtaaccttggtaccggctgcagtggtctctgatttagaccagtccctcatcctgtaaccttggtaccggcttcagcggtctctgatttataccagtccctcgtcctgtaaccttggtaccggctgcagcggtctctgatttagaccagtccctcgtcctgtaaccttggtaccggctgcagcggtctctgatttagaccagtccctcgtcctgtaaccttaATACCGGCTGCAGCGGTCTCTGATTTATACCAGTtcctcgtcctgtaaccttggtaccggctgcagcagtctctgatctctgatttagaccagtccctcgtcctgtaaccttggtaccggctgcagcggtctctgatttagaccagtccctcgtcctgtaaccttggtaccagctgcagcggtctctgatctctgatttagaccagtccctcgtcctgtaaccttggtaccggctgcagcggtctctgatttataccagtccctcgtcctgtaaccttggtaccggctgcagtggtctctgatttagaccagtccctcatcctgtaaccttggtaccggctgcagcagtctctgatttagaccagtccctcgtcctgtaaccttggtaccggctgcagcggtctcttatatctgatttagaccagtccctcgtcctgtaaccttggtaccggctgcagcggtctctgatttataccagtccctcgtcctgtaaccttggtaccggccGCAGCAGTCTCTGATTtagaccagtccctcgtcctgtaaccttggtaccggctgcagcagtctctgatttagaccagtccctcgtcctgtaaccttggtaccggctgcagcggtctctgatttagaccagtccctcgtcctgtaaccttggtaccggctgtAGCGGTCTCTGATTTataccagtccctcgtcctgtaaccttggtaccggctgcagcagtctctgatttagaccagtccctcgtcctgtaaccttggtaccggctgcagcggtctctgatttataccagtccctcgtcctgtaaccttggtaccggctgcagcggtctctgatttataccagtccctcgtcctgtaaccttggtaccggctgcagcggtctctgatttataccagtccctcgtcctgtaaccttggtaccggctgcagcggtctctgatttagaccagtccctcgtcctgtaaccttggtaccggctgcagcggtctctgatctctgatttagaccagtccctcgtcctgtaaccttggtaccggctgcagcaGTCTCTGATTTataccagtccctcgtcctgtaaccttggtaccggctgcagcggtctctgatttagaccagtccctcgtcctgtaaccttggtaccggctgcagtggtctctgatttagaccagtccctcgtcctgtaaccttggtaccggctgcagcggtctctgatttagaccagtccctcgtcctgtaaccttggtaccggctgcagcggtctctgatctctgatttagaccagtccctcgtcctgtaaccttggtaccggctgcagcggtctctgatctctgatttagaccagtccctcgtcctgtaaccttggtaccggctgcagcggtCTCTGATTTAGACCAGTCCCTCGCCCTGTAACAttggtaccggctgcagcggtctctgatttagaccagtccctcgtcctgtaaccttggtaccggctgcagcggtCTCTGATTTAGACCAGTCCCTCATCCTGTAACCTTGATACCGGCTGCAGCGGTCTCTGATTtagaccagtccctcgtcctgtaaccttggtaccggctgcaacggtctctgatctctgatttagaccagtccctcgtcctgtaaccttggtaccggctgcagcggtCTCTGATTTATACCAGTCCCTCGccctgtaaccttggtaccggctgcagtggtctctgatttagaccagtccctcatcctgtaaccttggtaccggctgcagcggtctctgatttagaccagtccctcgccctgtaaccttggtaccggctgcagcggtctctgatttagaccagtccctcatcctgtaaccttggtaccggctgcagtggtctctgatttagaccagtccctcgtcctgtaaccttggtaccggctggagcggtctctgatttagaccagtcccttgtcctgtaaccttggtaccggctgcagcggtctctgatttagaccagtccctcgtcctgtaaccttggtaccggctgcagcggtctctgatttagaccagtccctcgtcctgtaaccttggtaccggctgcagcaGTCTCTGATTTataccagtccctcgtcctgtaaccttggtaccggctgcagcagtctctgatttagaccagtccctcgtcctgtaaccttggtaccggctgcagcaGTCTCTGATTTataccagtccctcgtcctgtaaccttggtaccggctgcagcagtctctgatttagaccagtccctcgtcctgtaaccttggtaccggctgcagcggtctctgatttagaccagtccctcgccctgtaaccttggtaccggctgcagcggtctctgatttagaccagtccctcgtcctgtaaccttggtaccggctgcagcggtctctgatttagaccagtccctcgtcctgtaaccttggtaccggctgcagcggtctctgatttagaccagtccctcgtcctgtaaccttggtaccggctgcagcggtctctgatttataccagtccctcgtcctgtaaccttggtactGGCTGCAGCAGTCTCT is drawn from Salvelinus fontinalis isolate EN_2023a chromosome 4, ASM2944872v1, whole genome shotgun sequence and contains these coding sequences:
- the LOC129852814 gene encoding galanin receptor type 1-like; translated protein: MLLPGNETGYLWTELLNTGNLTAGAGEEDHGGPEAVIVPVIFGCIFFLGVVGNSLVMIVIGKIKARRNRSTTNIFILNLSIADLLFLLFCVPFQATIYSLPEWIFGAFLCKCVHYLVMVCMLVSIFTLVAMSVDRYIAVVHSKKSPCIRNRRNALIGVCGIWTLSFIFSIPVAQHQILTDHPDAPNSSFCWEAWYARASKHTYKVAILVIGYLLPLGLIICCYAKVLFHLHKKMKNMSKKSDRSKRKTAQTVLLVVAAFLTCWMPHHIVAMWVEFGVFPLNDASFALRIISHCLAYGNSCINPILYAFLSENFRKACRQVFTCRFLYPPPPQEKVVRIRMENFSTTHSNTTNI